The genomic segment CGCATCATAACTTCTGGTTTGGATTCTACCACTAATAGCCACTTGGCTACCTTTACTCATGTAATTAGCAGTACTTTCAGCTTGTTTGCCCCATACTACTACAGGAACAAAATCTGCTTCTCTTTGGCCAGTTTTTGTATTATATTTATCAACTGCTAATGTTAAGGTTGTTACTGCTGCTCCACTTCCTGGAGTAAATCTTAGTTCTGGATCTTTTGTTAATCTTCCGATTAGAACTACTTTATTCATTTACAACGCCACCTTATACTTGTTCATTAACAATGATATGTCTTATAACACCATCAGTGATTCTGAATATT from the Clostridium beijerinckii genome contains:
- a CDS encoding single-stranded DNA-binding protein; its protein translation is MNKVVLIGRLTKDPELRFTPGSGAAVTTLTLAVDKYNTKTGQREADFVPVVVWGKQAESTANYMSKGSQVAISGRIQTRSYDAKDGTKRYVTEVVADQFGGVEFLGSKGSNSSGNSFGNSNEYSAPANDAFSGGFEEDITPVDDGDMPF